The Pseudomonas cavernicola DNA segment CGAAAACAGCTGCGGAATTATGCCGATTGCGCGGAAAATTTCAACCTGATTTGATGCCACTTTTGCGCGAGGAGATATTTATGGAGTTTCGCAAGCTTGGCCGTACCGACCTGAAAGTGAGTGCTTTGTGCCTGGGCAGCATGACCTGGGGTGAGCAAAACAGCCAAGCCGAAGCCTTCGCCCAGATGGATCTCGCACGCGCCGCCGGCATCAACTTTATCGACACCGCCGAGATGTACCCCGTACCACCGCGCGCCGAAACCTACAGCAGCACCGAGCAAATCATCGGCAATTACTTCAAAATCCGCGGCGACCGCACCAACTGGATTCTGGCCAGCAAGATCGCCGGCCCTGGCAACAGCATCAGTCATATCCGCGATGGCCAGCTCAAGCACAACCACACACATATAGTCGCCGCACTGGACTCCAGCCTAAAACGCTTGCAGACCGACTGGATCGACCTCTACCAACTGCATTGGCCGGAGCGCAGCACTAACTTCTTCGGCCAACTCGGCTACCAGCACAAAGAAGAAGACTTCACGCCACTGGAAGAAACCCTAGAAGTACTGGCAGAACAGGTAAAGGCCGGCAAGATTCGCCATATTGGCCTGTCCAACGAGACGCCCTGGGGCACCATGAAATACCTGCAGCTGGCGGAGAGCCAAGGCTGGCCGCGGGCAGTGTCGATCCAGAACCCTTACAACCTCCTGAATAGAACCTTCGAAGTCGGCCTCGCCGAGGTCGCCCTGCGCGAGCAATGCGGCCTGCTGGCCTATTCGCCCATGGCATTCGGCATGCTCTCCGGCAAATACGAGGGCGGCGCTCGCCCGGCGAATGCACGTATCAGCCTGTTCAGCCGATTCACTCGCTATACCAACCCGCAAGCCGTGGCTGCCTGCTCGCGCTACGTCGCCCTGGCCCACGAGCATGGCTTGGATCCAGCTCAAATGGCTCTCTCCTTTGTCAGCGCCCAGCCCTTCGTGACCAGCAACATCATTGGCGCGACGACCATCGAGCAGTTGCAAAGCAACCTGATCAGCACTGAACTCAAGTTAAGCAATGAGGTACTCGCCGGGATCGAGGCGATCCACAGGGCACAACCCAACCCCGCGCCCTAGCCTCGTACCCAGAATAAAAAACCCGGCCGAACAGGCCGTGTGAAAACTATTCGAGCGCCAAGCGCTGATCAATTAATGATCAAATCTGGCACTCCCTTGCTCTTTTTGAGCTGGAGTTTTCACAGCCTGCGAAGCCGGGCTTTCCCCTCTGCGCGCCTTACAACGAGCGAGCGATGATTTCCTTCATGATTTCGTTGGTGCCAGCATAGATCCGCTGCACCCGCGCATCCGCCCAGGCCCGCGCCACCGGATATTCCCACATATAACCGTAGCCACCGTGCAGCTGCACACACTCATCCAAGACCTTGCACTGCAGATCGGTCGTCCAGTATTTGCACATCGCAGCGGTCGGCACATCGAGCTTACCTTGCAGGTGCTGCTCGAGACAGCGATCGACGAAAACCCGCCCGATTTGTACCTCAGTGGCGATTTCCGCCAACTTGAAACGGGTGTTCTGGAAGTCACTAATGGCTTTGCCGAAGGCTTTACGCTCACGGGTGTAGTCTAGCGTCCACTGCAACGCGGCCTCGGCCGAGGCCAGGGCGCCGAGGGCCACCGTCAAACGCTCCTGCGGTAGCTCCTGCATCAGATAAGCGAAGCCCATGCCCGCCTGACCCAGCAGATTCGCCTTTGGCACCCGCACATCCTGGAAGAACAACTCGGAGGTGTCTTGCGCCTTCATGCCGACCTTTTCCAGGCGCTTGCCCTTGGCGAAGCCTGGAGTACCCGCCTCCACCAGGAACAGACTGGTGCCCTTGGCACCGGCCTTGGGATCGGTCTTGGCGACCACAATTACCAGATCGGCCAGATAGCCATTGGTGATAAAGGTCTTCGAACCATTGATCACATACTCATCGCCATCCAACACGGCAGTGGTCTTCACGCCTTGCAGGTCAGAGCCCGCCCCCGGCTCGGTCA contains these protein-coding regions:
- a CDS encoding NADP(H)-dependent aldo-keto reductase, translating into MEFRKLGRTDLKVSALCLGSMTWGEQNSQAEAFAQMDLARAAGINFIDTAEMYPVPPRAETYSSTEQIIGNYFKIRGDRTNWILASKIAGPGNSISHIRDGQLKHNHTHIVAALDSSLKRLQTDWIDLYQLHWPERSTNFFGQLGYQHKEEDFTPLEETLEVLAEQVKAGKIRHIGLSNETPWGTMKYLQLAESQGWPRAVSIQNPYNLLNRTFEVGLAEVALREQCGLLAYSPMAFGMLSGKYEGGARPANARISLFSRFTRYTNPQAVAACSRYVALAHEHGLDPAQMALSFVSAQPFVTSNIIGATTIEQLQSNLISTELKLSNEVLAGIEAIHRAQPNPAP
- a CDS encoding acyl-CoA dehydrogenase family protein, with amino-acid sequence MIPRTLFGSDHELFRDSVRKFLEQEAVPFHHQWEKDGHVDRQLWNKGGAAGMLCSHIPEEYGGMDADFLYSAVVIEEISRLGLSGIGFSLHSDIVAPYILHYGSEELKHKYLPKLVSGEMVTAIAMTEPGAGSDLQGVKTTAVLDGDEYVINGSKTFITNGYLADLVIVVAKTDPKAGAKGTSLFLVEAGTPGFAKGKRLEKVGMKAQDTSELFFQDVRVPKANLLGQAGMGFAYLMQELPQERLTVALGALASAEAALQWTLDYTRERKAFGKAISDFQNTRFKLAEIATEVQIGRVFVDRCLEQHLQGKLDVPTAAMCKYWTTDLQCKVLDECVQLHGGYGYMWEYPVARAWADARVQRIYAGTNEIMKEIIARSL